A region of uncultured Carboxylicivirga sp. DNA encodes the following proteins:
- the thpR gene encoding RNA 2',3'-cyclic phosphodiesterase, whose product MKTKDDNYSRIFIGVPILLRPEFNKDFSALKNFLKGNKISWVKNHLMHITIRFVGDVSQDKLMKLKSDFVRFTFNEKLVLNSAGIDVFESNRSPKVIYVNILTHEPWIKLYIAVNKILEKYNMVPPDKEFTPHLTIGRVRLIKDRESFNLSKIKFENGFKLQQKDLKLCLYKSVLTNQGPVYQILESVPLTTF is encoded by the coding sequence ATGAAAACTAAGGATGATAATTATAGTAGGATTTTTATTGGGGTCCCCATTCTTTTGAGACCAGAATTTAATAAAGATTTTTCTGCGCTTAAAAACTTTCTGAAAGGTAACAAAATATCATGGGTGAAAAACCACTTAATGCACATTACAATTCGTTTTGTTGGTGATGTATCTCAGGACAAGCTGATGAAGTTAAAATCTGATTTTGTTCGATTTACTTTTAATGAGAAGTTAGTTTTAAATAGTGCTGGTATTGATGTTTTCGAATCCAATAGAAGTCCAAAGGTTATCTATGTGAATATTCTTACTCATGAACCCTGGATCAAACTATATATTGCAGTTAATAAAATACTCGAAAAGTATAATATGGTTCCTCCAGATAAAGAATTTACACCTCATCTTACCATAGGAAGAGTTAGGTTAATAAAGGATAGAGAATCTTTTAATCTTTCTAAAATCAAGTTTGAAAACGGGTTTAAGTTACAGCAGAAAGACCTTAAACTTTGTTTGTACAAGAGTGTGCTTACTAATCAAGGACCTGTTTACCAGATTTTGGAATCGGTACCTTTAACTACTTTTTAA